One genomic segment of Suricata suricatta isolate VVHF042 chromosome 16, meerkat_22Aug2017_6uvM2_HiC, whole genome shotgun sequence includes these proteins:
- the LOC115279867 gene encoding vomeronasal type-1 receptor 4-like encodes MDNRDLAMGLILLIQTIVGILGNFSLLCHYIILSFTEYRWRSTDFIYMHLIVANFLALLCKGVPQTMVAFGWEHFLSDLGCKLLFFLHRVGRGVSIGSICTLSVYQAVTISPVNSRWAELKVKAPKYISPTIFLCWVLQMLVNITFPIYLTSTLNDKNITDRKEFGYCSAVRHDKTRDLLYAVLLAFPDMLCLGLMLWASSSMVLLLYRHKQRVQHIRRISTSSRSSPEARATKTILLLMSTFGYFYTLSSIFQLVVGLFDNPSLILINTAAIMSLSFPTVSSLLLMSHNSKVTKIPKLFCAWRRKIKSPCLMKTMQTVCISTMYTCQLFIHLPHSPDTTYVSQEKGKQEN; translated from the coding sequence ATGGACAACAGAGATCTGGCAATGGGACTGATCCTCTTAATACAGACTATCGTTGGAATCCTGGGCAATTTCTCACTTCTCTGTCATTATATCATCCTTTCCTTCACTGAGTACAGGTGGAGGTCCAcagatttcatttatatgcaCCTGATTGTAGCCAACTTCTTAGCCCTGCTCTGTAAAGGAGTCCCCCAGACCATGGTAGCATTTGGGTGGGAACATTTCCTCAGTGACCTGGGATgcaaacttcttttctttcttcacagagtggggaggggggtatCCATTGGTAGCATCTGCACCTTGAGTGTGTACCAGGCCGTCACGATCAGCCCTGTGAACTCCAGGTGGGCAGAGCTTAAAGTTAAAGCTCCCAAATACATTTCCCCCACTATTTTCCTGTGTTGGGTGTTGCAAATGTTGGTAAATATCACTTTCCCCATCTACTTAACAAGCACACTGAATGATAAGAACATCACAGACAGAAAGGAATTTGGATACTGTTCTGCAGTTCGTCATGACAAAACTAGAGACTTACTGTATGCAGTGTTGTTAGCATTCCCTGATATGTTATGTTTGGGGCTCATGCTCTGGGCCAGCAGCTCCATGGTGCTCCTTCTGTACAGACACAAGCAGCGGGTCCAACATATTAGAAGAATCAGCACTTCCTCCAGGTCATCCCCGGAGGCCAGAGCCACCAAAACCATCCTTCTTCTCATGAGCACTTTTGGCTATTTTTACACCCTCTCCTCCATCTTTCAACTTGTAGTGGGTCTTTTTGATAATCCCAGCTTGATCCTGATAAACACTGCTGCAATCATGTCTTTGAGTTTCCCAACTGTCAGCTCCTTGCTGCTCATGAGCCACAACTCCAAGGTAACCAAGATACCCAAGCTCTTCTGTGCTTGGAGAAGGAAGATAAAATCTCCTTGTCTTATGAAAACTATGCAGACTGTATGTATTTCTACAATGTACACTTGCCAATTATTCATTCATCTCCCTCACAGTCCTGACACAACGTATGTGTCACAAGAGAAGGGTAAACAGGAAAATTGA